In Sphingomonas panacisoli, one genomic interval encodes:
- a CDS encoding FeoA family protein — protein MATPLSLEQLPQRTHATVADIAWDQLAAPEARRLRELGFDEGVGVEVLHRARLGGGPIACRIGRMTVALRRRVASAVRVSIVQPAE, from the coding sequence ATGGCGACTCCGCTCAGCCTCGAACAGCTCCCCCAGCGCACTCACGCGACCGTGGCCGATATCGCCTGGGACCAGCTCGCCGCTCCCGAAGCACGACGCCTGCGCGAACTCGGGTTCGACGAAGGCGTCGGGGTCGAAGTGCTGCACCGCGCCCGGCTCGGCGGCGGGCCGATCGCGTGCCGCATCGGACGCATGACCGTCGCCTTGCGCCGTCGCGTCGCCAGCGCCGTTCGCGTGTCCATCGTTCAGCCCGCCGAGTAA
- the feoB gene encoding ferrous iron transporter B → MHPAPLVALVGNPNAGKSALFNALTGARQKVGNYPGVTVERHAGRMTLNDGRPVELLDLPGTYSLEPSSPDERVTRDVVTGAQAGERLPDAIIVVVDASNLDNHLRFTLQLIALGLPVVIALNMIDMAERDGLKLDADVLARELGVPVVPTVAVRKRGIDELKEALDALVSPGAVALRRSDPTLHADIATLQRRARQIAVAATISETPVRRWTHTFDAVALHPVWGLFLLFAVLFVMFQAVFFAGAGPADMVGGWFDDLAGLVKQEMSDSILRSLITDGVIAGVGAVVKFLPQILIMFFFILVLEASGYMVRAAFLMDRVMASVGLSGRAFIPLLSSFACAVPGIMSTRTIEDEKDRLTTILIAPLMTCSARLPVYTLVIGALIPNVRVLPFVGLQGLVMFGLYVMGVIGAFVVALVLRRTVTKGASSGFMMEMPKYQLPNVRDLAIGLWARAEIFLKRAGTTIAFTTIVLWALLTFPQAPKDSPVSQVNYSVAGRIANTIEPVFRPIGFNRDIVLALIPAMAAREVSVAALGTVYAIDTSGDDSDAKMEATLSKRWTLATALAFLMWFVFAPQCISTIAVTRRETNGWKWPAFMVGYLFALAYIMAGITYWLATLAGL, encoded by the coding sequence ATGCACCCCGCCCCGCTGGTTGCGCTGGTCGGCAACCCCAATGCCGGCAAGAGCGCGCTGTTCAACGCGCTGACGGGTGCGCGGCAGAAGGTCGGCAATTATCCCGGCGTGACCGTCGAGCGTCACGCGGGGCGGATGACGCTGAACGACGGGCGCCCGGTCGAACTGCTCGACCTGCCCGGCACCTACAGCCTCGAGCCTTCCAGCCCCGACGAGCGCGTGACGCGCGATGTCGTCACCGGCGCGCAGGCGGGCGAGCGGCTGCCCGATGCGATCATCGTGGTGGTCGATGCGTCGAACCTCGACAATCATTTGCGCTTCACGCTCCAGCTGATCGCGCTCGGCCTGCCGGTGGTGATCGCGCTCAACATGATCGACATGGCCGAGCGCGATGGGCTCAAGCTCGACGCCGACGTGCTGGCCCGCGAACTCGGCGTGCCGGTGGTGCCGACCGTCGCGGTGCGCAAACGCGGGATCGACGAGCTGAAGGAAGCGCTCGACGCGTTGGTCAGTCCCGGCGCGGTGGCGCTGCGCCGCAGCGATCCGACGCTCCACGCCGACATCGCCACGCTCCAGCGTCGCGCCCGCCAGATCGCGGTCGCGGCGACCATCTCCGAAACTCCGGTGCGGCGCTGGACGCATACGTTCGATGCGGTCGCGCTTCATCCGGTCTGGGGTCTGTTTCTGCTGTTCGCCGTCCTGTTCGTGATGTTCCAGGCGGTATTCTTCGCGGGCGCCGGACCGGCCGACATGGTCGGCGGCTGGTTCGACGATCTGGCCGGGCTGGTGAAGCAGGAGATGTCGGATTCGATCCTGCGCTCGCTGATCACCGATGGCGTGATCGCGGGCGTCGGTGCGGTGGTGAAGTTCCTGCCGCAGATCCTGATCATGTTCTTCTTCATCCTGGTGCTGGAAGCCAGCGGCTACATGGTCCGCGCCGCCTTCCTGATGGACCGCGTCATGGCCAGCGTCGGGCTGTCGGGCCGCGCGTTCATCCCTCTCCTGTCGAGCTTCGCCTGCGCGGTGCCGGGCATCATGTCGACGCGGACGATCGAGGACGAGAAAGACCGGCTGACCACGATCCTGATCGCGCCGCTGATGACCTGCTCGGCACGGCTGCCGGTCTATACTTTGGTGATCGGCGCGCTGATTCCGAACGTTCGCGTATTGCCGTTCGTCGGGCTGCAGGGGCTGGTGATGTTCGGCCTCTATGTGATGGGCGTGATCGGCGCGTTCGTCGTCGCGTTGGTGTTGCGCCGCACGGTGACCAAGGGCGCGTCGTCGGGCTTCATGATGGAGATGCCCAAGTACCAGCTGCCGAACGTCCGCGACCTCGCGATCGGCCTGTGGGCGCGCGCGGAAATATTCCTGAAGCGCGCAGGCACGACGATCGCGTTCACGACGATCGTGTTGTGGGCATTACTGACGTTCCCGCAAGCACCCAAGGATTCCCCGGTCAGCCAAGTCAATTATTCGGTGGCGGGGCGCATCGCCAACACGATCGAACCGGTGTTCCGCCCGATCGGTTTCAACCGCGACATCGTTCTCGCGCTGATCCCGGCGATGGCCGCGCGCGAGGTCTCGGTCGCGGCGTTGGGCACCGTCTACGCGATCGACACGTCGGGCGACGACAGCGATGCGAAGATGGAGGCGACGCTCAGCAAGCGCTGGACCCTCGCGACCGCCCTCGCTTTCCTGATGTGGTTCGTGTTCGCGCCGCAATGCATCTCCACAATTGCCGTCACCCGGCGAGAAACAAACGGGTGGAAATGGCCGGCCTTCATGGTTGGCTATCTGTTTGCCCTCGCCTACATCATGGCGGGAATCACATACTGGCTGGCGACGCTCGCCGGCCTCTAG
- a CDS encoding PAS domain-containing protein yields MTSPPTHTASGWKVDESARAAIMAAYELETLRDTAALRKITDFAAALCGCPVSLVSLVEETRQTFIARSGIDITETPRDVSFCAHAMLGDEIMVVPDATDDPRFACNALVTGETNIRFYAGAPLVTEDGIPLGSLCVIDTVPHPEGLTDLQRQGLETLADNVMARLRDNRDAAVSRNAERDARIALTDSNTRFRTLADTMPQMVWSTLPDGYHDYFNARWYEYTGMPDGSTDGEGWNGMFHPDDQERAWARWRQSLTSGDPYEIEYRLRYRDGTYRWVLGRALPIRDDEGKIVRWFGTCTDIHEQKLTLEEREVISQELSHRIKNIFSVVSGLIAFSARAHPEFRDIAGDLRDRITALGRAHDFVRPHSPASMPANQPNSLIGLLGELFEPYQVTGQDRVSLKGDDVAIDDRSATPLALLFHELATNATKYGALSVPDGWVTVTMNSDGEAVTLDWREQGGPAVTPPGGSGFGTQLMELSAVRQLGGTVARDWKADGLDVTVTVPLAAFRRR; encoded by the coding sequence ATGACTAGCCCGCCGACCCACACCGCCTCCGGCTGGAAAGTCGACGAATCGGCGCGCGCCGCGATCATGGCGGCGTACGAGCTGGAGACGCTGCGCGACACGGCGGCGCTCAGGAAGATCACCGATTTCGCCGCCGCTCTGTGCGGCTGCCCGGTGTCGCTGGTCAGCCTGGTCGAGGAAACGCGCCAGACCTTCATCGCGCGATCCGGCATCGACATTACCGAGACCCCGCGCGACGTGTCCTTCTGCGCGCACGCCATGCTGGGCGACGAAATCATGGTCGTCCCCGACGCGACCGACGATCCGCGTTTCGCCTGCAATGCCTTGGTGACCGGCGAGACCAATATCCGGTTCTACGCCGGCGCACCGCTGGTGACCGAGGACGGCATTCCGTTGGGGTCGCTGTGCGTGATCGATACCGTGCCGCATCCCGAAGGCTTGACCGATCTGCAACGTCAGGGCTTAGAAACGCTTGCCGATAACGTCATGGCGCGGCTGCGCGACAATCGCGATGCCGCAGTGTCACGCAATGCCGAACGCGATGCGCGCATAGCGCTGACCGACAGCAACACCCGCTTCCGCACGCTCGCCGATACGATGCCGCAAATGGTGTGGTCGACGCTGCCCGACGGCTATCACGATTATTTCAACGCCCGCTGGTACGAATATACCGGCATGCCCGACGGATCGACCGACGGCGAGGGTTGGAACGGCATGTTCCACCCCGACGATCAGGAGCGCGCTTGGGCGCGATGGCGGCAGTCGCTGACCAGCGGCGATCCGTACGAGATCGAATATCGCCTGCGCTATCGCGACGGCACCTATCGCTGGGTGCTGGGCCGCGCGCTCCCGATCCGCGACGACGAGGGCAAGATCGTCCGCTGGTTCGGCACCTGCACCGATATCCACGAACAGAAATTGACGCTCGAAGAGCGCGAAGTGATCAGCCAGGAGCTGAGCCACCGCATCAAGAACATCTTCTCGGTGGTGTCGGGGCTCATCGCCTTCTCGGCGCGCGCGCACCCGGAGTTCAGGGACATCGCCGGCGACCTGCGCGACCGCATCACCGCGCTCGGCCGCGCGCATGACTTCGTCCGTCCGCATAGCCCCGCCTCGATGCCGGCGAACCAGCCTAACAGCCTGATCGGTCTGCTCGGCGAATTGTTCGAACCGTATCAGGTCACCGGGCAGGATCGCGTATCGTTGAAAGGCGACGACGTCGCGATCGACGATCGCTCCGCGACACCGCTCGCGTTGCTGTTCCACGAACTCGCGACCAACGCGACCAAGTACGGCGCGCTGTCGGTTCCCGACGGCTGGGTCACCGTGACGATGAACAGCGACGGCGAAGCGGTGACGCTCGACTGGCGCGAACAGGGCGGCCCGGCCGTAACGCCGCCGGGAGGCAGCGGCTTCGGCACGCAACTGATGGAATTGAGCGCGGTGCGTCAGCTCGGCGGGACGGTCGCCCGCGACTGGAAGGCAGACGGACTCGACGTAACGGTGACGGTCCCGCTCGCGGCGTTCAGGCGTCGTTGA
- a CDS encoding response regulator, which yields MVLPTALIVEDEIFVALDLERILTDAGYQVTGIAADRASALAAAPTAQFAFVDINLRDGPTGPEIGTALARDYGVKVVFVTANPGQIGLPCDALGYVRKPFSERAILTAAAVAAGKEHAAAANDDLVLLNYGVNDA from the coding sequence CTGGTTTTGCCCACTGCATTGATCGTCGAAGACGAGATCTTCGTCGCTTTAGATTTGGAAAGAATACTCACCGACGCCGGTTACCAGGTGACGGGGATCGCGGCCGACCGCGCGAGTGCGCTCGCGGCGGCGCCGACCGCCCAATTCGCCTTCGTGGACATCAACCTTCGCGACGGACCGACAGGTCCGGAGATCGGCACCGCGCTGGCGCGCGACTATGGCGTGAAGGTCGTGTTCGTGACCGCCAATCCGGGGCAGATCGGATTGCCGTGCGATGCGTTGGGCTATGTCCGCAAGCCGTTCAGCGAGCGCGCGATCCTGACCGCGGCTGCGGTCGCCGCGGGGAAGGAACACGCAGCAGCGGCGAACGACGACCTCGTATTGCTGAACTACGGCGTCAACGACGCCTGA
- the ssb gene encoding single-stranded DNA-binding protein, with protein MAGSVNKVILVGNLGRDPESRSFQNGGKVVELRIATSENWKDRNTGERKERTEWHTVKVFSEGLANVAERYLRKGSKVYIEGALQTRKWQDQQGQDRYSTEIVLQGFNAVLTMLDGAPGQGGGGGGGGNVSSGRDDWGGSSGGGRDEFAGASSGGGGNGGKGGFGGGYSDDLDDDVPF; from the coding sequence ATGGCGGGCAGCGTCAACAAGGTCATTCTCGTCGGCAATCTGGGGCGTGACCCCGAAAGCCGCAGTTTCCAGAACGGCGGCAAGGTCGTCGAACTGCGCATCGCGACGTCGGAAAACTGGAAGGACCGCAACACCGGCGAGCGCAAGGAGCGCACCGAGTGGCACACCGTCAAGGTGTTCAGCGAAGGCCTCGCCAATGTCGCCGAGCGCTATCTGCGCAAGGGCAGCAAGGTCTATATCGAGGGCGCGTTGCAGACCCGCAAATGGCAGGATCAGCAGGGCCAGGACCGCTATTCGACCGAGATCGTGCTGCAGGGTTTCAACGCCGTGCTGACGATGCTCGACGGCGCACCCGGCCAGGGCGGCGGTGGCGGTGGCGGCGGCAACGTGTCGAGCGGCCGTGACGATTGGGGCGGATCGTCGGGCGGCGGTCGCGACGAGTTCGCCGGCGCATCGAGCGGCGGTGGCGGCAACGGTGGCAAGGGTGGCTTCGGCGGCGGCTATTCGGACGACCTCGACGACGACGTTCCGTTCTGA
- a CDS encoding COQ9 family protein, with the protein MAADTLGVDRDVALLALPDAATMIDAWFAYIDREMAAALPPEKLGPMKVREKITALVETRLDLLAAHRETLRRALAILAMPQNVANGAKLGWRAADAMWRAAGDTATDYNHYTKRAMLGAVYAATMTVFLDDESEGQADTRAFLARRIAGIMAFEKAKGQFLARTSHRPSLSRFIGRLRYPAI; encoded by the coding sequence ATGGCGGCGGATACGCTCGGCGTGGACCGTGACGTCGCGCTGCTGGCGCTGCCCGATGCGGCGACGATGATCGATGCGTGGTTCGCTTATATCGACCGCGAGATGGCGGCGGCGCTCCCGCCCGAGAAGCTTGGCCCGATGAAGGTGCGCGAGAAGATCACCGCGCTCGTCGAAACCCGGCTCGACCTGCTCGCCGCGCACCGCGAGACGCTGCGCCGCGCGCTCGCCATCCTCGCCATGCCGCAGAACGTCGCCAACGGCGCCAAGCTCGGCTGGCGCGCGGCGGACGCGATGTGGCGCGCGGCGGGCGATACCGCGACGGATTACAATCACTATACCAAGCGCGCGATGCTAGGCGCGGTCTACGCTGCGACGATGACCGTGTTCCTCGACGACGAGAGCGAGGGCCAGGCCGACACCCGCGCCTTCCTCGCGCGACGGATCGCGGGGATCATGGCGTTCGAAAAGGCCAAGGGCCAGTTCCTCGCGCGCACCAGCCACCGCCCTAGCCTGTCGCGGTTCATCGGACGGCTACGCTATCCGGCGATCTAG
- a CDS encoding flavin monoamine oxidase family protein yields MRGPTAFWQALEKAREENLKAAGEAAPVPGSDGQTRRQVLMALAATAATAALPRQARALTTSGAPVVIIGGGIAGLSALWQLTKAGVDARLYEARTRTGGRMYTAKAKGQPAIEVGGQLVNTDHADMHALCKEFGVALIDRKVGAYRTMILDGATEVPRDTLVAGLRGIAGQIDADSARLDKDYEKVAAELDRMSFTGYLDKHAKLIPEPWVHRLMEATARTEYGSEPGDCSALELVFNLPTIEGQRIDVLSRSDERFLMAGGSSSLIEAMTARLASRITTFRRATRIDRIGSGARVTFSNGERIQASAVIVTVPISIVSRIAFGTPLPPLWRQYNAEVGLGRNGKVQAVTTARPWEASVGRGGEVWQTDHGVGSSLGWDGGIRPSEAAGSVWTWFTGGNETLAADAADPHALALKFARMAEGGVKGMAAATSPTVRRTNWHLDPFTRGAYVNYRPGQLTKFAPLIWTETDGVASRPIDSGPVHFAGEHLSDAYPGYMNGGAQTGRLAAQAVMAAMAPVRKAG; encoded by the coding sequence ATGCGGGGACCGACGGCATTCTGGCAGGCGTTGGAGAAGGCACGCGAGGAGAATCTGAAGGCGGCAGGCGAGGCAGCGCCGGTGCCGGGCAGCGACGGCCAGACTCGGCGCCAGGTGCTGATGGCGTTGGCCGCGACGGCGGCGACCGCCGCTTTGCCGCGACAGGCGCGGGCGCTGACGACCAGCGGTGCGCCGGTGGTGATCATCGGCGGCGGCATCGCGGGACTGTCGGCATTGTGGCAGCTGACCAAGGCTGGGGTCGATGCGCGGCTGTACGAAGCGCGTACGCGGACCGGCGGCCGGATGTACACTGCGAAGGCCAAGGGCCAGCCGGCGATCGAGGTCGGCGGCCAACTCGTCAACACCGATCATGCCGACATGCACGCGCTGTGCAAAGAATTCGGCGTGGCGCTGATCGATCGCAAGGTCGGCGCGTATCGCACGATGATCCTCGACGGCGCGACCGAGGTGCCGCGGGACACGCTCGTCGCCGGACTGCGTGGGATCGCCGGGCAGATCGATGCGGATTCCGCGCGGCTGGACAAGGATTACGAGAAGGTCGCGGCCGAGCTCGATCGGATGTCGTTCACCGGCTATCTCGACAAGCACGCCAAGCTGATCCCCGAGCCCTGGGTGCATCGCCTGATGGAAGCGACCGCGCGCACCGAATATGGCAGCGAGCCGGGCGACTGCTCGGCGCTTGAGCTGGTGTTCAACCTGCCGACGATCGAGGGACAGCGGATCGACGTCCTCTCGCGCAGCGACGAACGCTTCCTGATGGCGGGTGGCAGCTCGTCGCTGATCGAGGCGATGACCGCGCGGCTGGCAAGCCGGATCACGACGTTCCGTCGTGCGACGCGGATCGACCGGATCGGATCGGGCGCGCGCGTGACCTTTTCCAATGGCGAACGGATCCAGGCATCGGCGGTGATCGTCACCGTCCCGATCTCCATCGTCAGCCGCATCGCATTCGGCACGCCGCTGCCGCCGCTGTGGCGCCAATACAATGCCGAGGTCGGGCTGGGCCGCAACGGCAAGGTCCAGGCGGTGACGACCGCGCGGCCATGGGAAGCCTCGGTCGGGCGCGGCGGCGAGGTGTGGCAGACGGATCATGGGGTGGGTTCGTCGCTCGGCTGGGACGGCGGCATTCGGCCGTCGGAGGCTGCGGGCAGCGTGTGGACCTGGTTCACCGGCGGCAACGAAACGCTCGCCGCGGACGCCGCTGATCCGCACGCATTGGCGCTCAAGTTCGCGCGGATGGCGGAGGGCGGGGTCAAGGGCATGGCCGCCGCGACGAGCCCGACGGTGCGGCGGACCAACTGGCACCTCGATCCGTTCACGCGAGGCGCCTACGTGAATTATCGCCCCGGCCAGCTGACCAAGTTCGCGCCGTTGATCTGGACCGAAACCGATGGCGTCGCGTCGCGGCCGATCGACTCCGGGCCGGTGCATTTCGCGGGCGAGCACCTCTCGGATGCGTATCCCGGTTACATGAACGGCGGCGCGCAGACCGGGCGGCTCGCGGCGCAAGCGGTGATGGCGGCGATGGCGCCGGTGCGGAAGGCGGGGTGA
- a CDS encoding DMT family transporter, producing the protein MHQDEAPRKASSAQSVTAHPLAFAALVIANVLLAFGPVFVRMTDVGPVAAGFWRIALAVPILLAVTVGSGWRARGLSRGVWIALAIGGLCFAADLASWHIGIKKTQLANATLFGNSATLFFPIYGFLVARAWPSKGQGFALLLALFGAGLLMGRSLQVRADQFYGDLLCLTAGILYTVYFAAMAKARDTMAPVPALTMSTLASMLPLLIFAWALGEKIMPTDWWPLIGLALASQVFGQGLMTFALGQLSPMVIGIGLLTQPVIAATVGWLWYNERLDGWDLLGAVAVAIALVLVRRERKDTAPLAPEGVAGA; encoded by the coding sequence ATGCACCAGGACGAGGCCCCAAGAAAAGCTTCCAGCGCGCAAAGCGTGACCGCGCACCCGCTGGCGTTCGCGGCATTGGTCATCGCCAACGTGCTGCTCGCGTTCGGGCCGGTGTTCGTACGGATGACCGATGTCGGGCCGGTCGCCGCCGGTTTCTGGCGGATCGCGCTCGCAGTGCCGATCCTGCTGGCAGTGACGGTCGGCAGCGGCTGGCGGGCCAGGGGATTGAGCCGCGGGGTATGGATCGCGCTGGCCATCGGCGGGCTGTGCTTCGCCGCCGATTTGGCGAGCTGGCACATTGGCATCAAGAAGACGCAGCTCGCCAACGCCACCTTGTTCGGCAATTCGGCGACGTTGTTCTTCCCGATCTACGGCTTCCTCGTCGCGCGGGCGTGGCCGTCGAAGGGTCAGGGGTTCGCATTGCTGCTGGCGCTGTTCGGCGCGGGGCTGTTGATGGGGCGGTCGCTGCAAGTGCGGGCGGATCAGTTCTATGGCGACCTGCTCTGCCTGACCGCGGGCATCCTCTACACGGTCTATTTCGCGGCGATGGCGAAGGCACGCGACACGATGGCGCCGGTCCCTGCGCTGACCATGTCGACGCTGGCGAGCATGCTGCCGCTGCTGATCTTCGCCTGGGCGCTGGGCGAGAAGATCATGCCGACCGATTGGTGGCCGCTCATCGGCCTAGCGCTCGCGAGTCAGGTATTCGGCCAGGGCCTGATGACCTTCGCGCTCGGCCAGCTGTCGCCGATGGTGATCGGGATCGGACTCCTGACCCAGCCCGTGATCGCCGCGACCGTCGGCTGGCTGTGGTACAACGAGCGGCTCGACGGCTGGGATCTGCTCGGCGCCGTCGCGGTGGCGATCGCGCTGGTGCTCGTCCGGCGCGAGCGCAAGGACACGGCGCCGCTTGCCCCCGAAGGCGTGGCGGGCGCATAA
- the metX gene encoding homoserine O-acetyltransferase MetX gives MTDDQRFGLSRHVSLPGPLRLDGGVLLSPVDIAYETYGDPASPAILICHALTGDQHVASEHPVTGKPGWWERMVGPGKPIDPARYFIVCANVLGSCMGSSGPATVNPMTACPYAMAFPVITIRDMVRAQAMLLDHLGIDRVTVVGGSMGGMQALSWAATSPERVTKAVIIASTARHTAQNIAFHEVGRQAIMADPKWAGGDYYGKGEPPAAGLAVARMAAHITYLSEAGLTEKFGRRLQAREAKSFGFDADFQVESYLRHQGLSFTDRFDANSYLYITRAMDYFDLAEEHGGLLANAFKGTATRFALVSFDTDWLYPTAESRIIVHALNAAGAAVSFVELTSPFGHDAFLLDSPELNRVVDGFLRAA, from the coding sequence ATGACCGACGATCAGCGCTTCGGCCTGTCGCGCCACGTGAGCTTGCCGGGGCCGCTCCGCCTCGACGGGGGCGTGCTGCTGTCGCCGGTCGATATCGCGTACGAAACCTATGGCGACCCCGCGAGCCCCGCGATCCTGATCTGCCACGCGCTGACCGGCGACCAGCATGTCGCGAGCGAGCATCCCGTCACCGGTAAGCCCGGCTGGTGGGAACGGATGGTCGGTCCGGGCAAGCCGATCGACCCGGCGCGCTATTTCATCGTCTGCGCCAACGTGCTGGGCAGCTGCATGGGGTCGTCGGGACCGGCGACGGTCAATCCGATGACCGCGTGTCCCTATGCGATGGCGTTCCCGGTCATCACGATCCGCGACATGGTGCGCGCGCAGGCGATGCTGCTCGACCATCTCGGCATCGACAGGGTCACGGTCGTGGGCGGATCGATGGGCGGGATGCAGGCGCTAAGCTGGGCGGCGACCTCTCCCGAACGCGTGACCAAGGCGGTGATCATCGCCTCGACCGCCCGCCATACCGCGCAGAACATCGCGTTCCATGAGGTCGGGCGTCAGGCAATCATGGCCGATCCCAAATGGGCGGGCGGCGACTATTACGGCAAGGGCGAGCCGCCCGCGGCCGGCCTCGCGGTCGCGCGGATGGCGGCGCACATCACCTATCTGTCGGAAGCCGGGCTGACCGAGAAATTCGGACGGCGGCTGCAGGCGCGCGAGGCCAAGTCGTTCGGGTTCGACGCGGACTTCCAGGTCGAGAGCTATCTGCGGCACCAGGGGCTGAGCTTCACCGACCGGTTCGACGCCAACAGCTATCTCTACATCACGCGTGCGATGGATTATTTCGATCTCGCCGAGGAGCATGGCGGGCTGCTGGCCAACGCCTTCAAGGGCACCGCGACGCGGTTCGCGTTGGTCAGCTTCGACACCGATTGGCTCTATCCGACCGCGGAGTCGCGGATCATCGTCCATGCCCTCAACGCGGCGGGCGCGGCGGTCAGTTTCGTCGAGCTGACATCGCCGTTCGGCCACGACGCGTTCCTGCTCGACTCGCCCGAACTGAACCGGGTGGTCGACGGTTTCCTGAGGGCGGCATGA
- a CDS encoding GNAT family N-acetyltransferase, whose translation MIELDDDKARLQIDRVHQWLASSYWSPGIDRDTVERAIFGSHCLGAYDGGEQVGFARMITDHATFAWLADVWVEEEVRGQGIGHKLVGWFLDHPDFQGLRRMALVTADAHGVYESLGFHTLLRPERYMERLSSDFAQMLKVAP comes from the coding sequence ATGATCGAGCTCGACGACGACAAGGCGCGGCTGCAGATCGATCGCGTCCATCAATGGCTGGCGTCGAGCTATTGGTCGCCGGGGATCGACCGCGATACGGTCGAGCGCGCGATCTTCGGGTCGCATTGCCTGGGCGCCTATGACGGTGGCGAGCAGGTCGGCTTCGCGCGGATGATCACCGATCACGCGACCTTCGCCTGGCTGGCGGACGTGTGGGTCGAGGAAGAGGTGCGCGGGCAGGGGATCGGGCACAAGCTGGTCGGCTGGTTCCTCGACCATCCCGACTTCCAGGGGCTGCGGCGCATGGCGCTGGTCACCGCCGACGCGCATGGCGTGTATGAGAGCCTGGGGTTCCACACCTTGCTGCGGCCGGAGCGGTACATGGAGCGGCTGTCGTCCGATTTCGCGCAGATGCTGAAGGTCGCGCCATGA
- the metW gene encoding methionine biosynthesis protein MetW, whose translation MSLRPDLAVIAANVAKGSRVLDIGCGDGALMAALRDEKQVDARGLELDAGDVASAVGRGLSVVQGDADVDLAGYPDQSFDYAILSQTLQTTRAPDVVLEHLLRIGRRAFVSFPNFAHWRVRASLLWGGRMPVTRLLPVAWYATPNIHHVTVDDFRALVKERGITVEGAWFLSGDKRTSDLMANLLAEHAVFLLRR comes from the coding sequence ATGAGCCTGCGCCCCGACCTCGCGGTGATCGCCGCCAACGTCGCTAAGGGCAGCCGCGTGCTCGATATCGGGTGCGGCGACGGCGCGTTGATGGCGGCGCTGCGTGACGAGAAGCAGGTCGATGCGCGCGGGCTGGAACTCGATGCGGGTGATGTAGCAAGCGCGGTCGGGCGCGGGCTGTCGGTGGTTCAGGGCGACGCCGATGTCGATCTGGCGGGCTATCCCGACCAGAGCTTCGACTATGCGATCCTCAGCCAGACGCTGCAGACGACGCGTGCGCCCGACGTGGTGCTCGAGCATCTCCTGCGGATCGGGCGGCGCGCGTTCGTGTCGTTTCCCAACTTCGCGCACTGGCGCGTGCGGGCCAGCCTGTTGTGGGGCGGGCGGATGCCGGTCACGCGGCTGCTGCCGGTGGCGTGGTATGCGACGCCCAACATTCACCACGTCACGGTCGACGATTTCCGCGCGCTGGTGAAGGAGCGCGGCATCACGGTCGAGGGCGCATGGTTCCTGTCGGGCGACAAGCGTACCAGCGACCTGATGGCGAACTTGCTCGCCGAGCATGCCGTATTTCTACTGCGGCGATGA